The following are encoded in a window of Amphibacillus xylanus NBRC 15112 genomic DNA:
- a CDS encoding TlpA family protein disulfide reductase, translating to MILKAPIFQLPYLDDQSEIFNLEDHLGNIIVLTFWTSWCPECSVDLMLKEKLYQASDKNIVKFLTINVSGRERSTIAGLKYFREYLTQPTLIDRGVETYRTYNCHGVPTTVIINPKGELIKQITGQVDLIELIDTIRPFI from the coding sequence ATGATTTTGAAAGCACCTATATTTCAATTACCTTATTTAGACGATCAGAGTGAGATTTTTAACTTAGAGGATCATCTTGGAAATATCATTGTTCTAACATTTTGGACTTCGTGGTGTCCAGAGTGTAGTGTTGATTTAATGTTAAAGGAAAAACTTTATCAAGCAAGCGATAAGAATATCGTAAAATTCCTTACGATAAATGTTTCTGGCAGAGAACGTAGCACCATCGCTGGTCTCAAATATTTCCGTGAATATTTAACACAACCAACATTAATTGATCGAGGAGTTGAAACATACCGTACATATAATTGTCATGGCGTACCTACAACAGTAATCATCAATCCAAAAGGTGAATTGATTAAGCAAATAACAGGACAAGTAGATCTGATTGAGTTAATCGATACGATTCGTCCGTTTATCTAG
- a CDS encoding methionine ABC transporter ATP-binding protein, which yields MIKISQLTKRFSLGKSEIHAVDKINLSIKPGEIFGVIGYSGAGKSTFVRLINRLEEPTSGSIIIDDEDITKLSKKELRLRRQDIGMIFQHFNLLWSRTVRENIAFPLEIAGIEKAEREKRVDELINLVGLIGREDAYPSQLSGGQKQRVGIARALANRPKILLCDEATSALDPETTDSILSLLVDINEKLGLTIILITHEMDVIQKICHNVAVMENGRIVEQGAVLDLFSNPQHQVTKRFVEQVMGKPDEEVTEETLLQTVSTGKLLKLQFIGETTNQSLISQVAKKFDVELNILHGNIKQTQAGPYGSLYVHITGRDEWIESAIKYIQSTTVKVEVI from the coding sequence ATGATTAAAATAAGTCAACTAACAAAACGATTTTCCTTAGGTAAAAGTGAGATACATGCAGTTGACAAGATTAATTTATCGATTAAGCCGGGAGAAATTTTTGGTGTTATCGGCTATAGTGGGGCAGGGAAAAGTACATTTGTCCGTTTGATAAATCGACTTGAGGAGCCAACAAGTGGATCAATTATTATTGATGATGAGGATATTACGAAATTATCCAAAAAGGAACTACGATTAAGACGACAAGATATTGGGATGATTTTTCAACATTTTAATTTACTTTGGTCACGGACAGTTCGTGAGAATATTGCATTTCCATTAGAGATTGCCGGTATTGAAAAAGCTGAACGTGAAAAAAGAGTTGATGAACTGATTAACTTAGTCGGATTAATAGGGAGAGAAGATGCTTATCCCTCACAATTAAGTGGTGGTCAAAAGCAAAGAGTGGGTATTGCTCGTGCTTTGGCAAATCGTCCGAAGATCTTACTTTGTGATGAGGCTACTTCAGCTTTGGATCCAGAAACAACAGATTCTATATTATCGTTATTAGTGGATATAAATGAAAAATTAGGATTGACGATTATTCTCATTACACATGAAATGGATGTCATTCAAAAGATTTGTCATAACGTAGCGGTCATGGAAAATGGTCGAATTGTCGAACAAGGGGCCGTACTCGACTTGTTTTCAAATCCACAACATCAAGTTACAAAACGATTTGTTGAACAAGTGATGGGTAAACCTGATGAAGAGGTCACTGAAGAAACTTTGCTTCAAACTGTTTCAACAGGAAAACTCTTGAAGCTACAGTTTATTGGCGAGACAACAAATCAATCGTTAATTAGTCAAGTAGCTAAAAAGTTTGATGTGGAGCTAAATATATTACATGGTAATATTAAGCAGACACAAGCCGGTCCTTATGGATCACTGTATGTTCATATAACTGGTCGTGATGAATGGATTGAATCAGCGATTAAGTATATTCAATCAACCACTGTTAAAGTGGAGGTGATTTGA
- a CDS encoding methionine ABC transporter permease → MTNLFPNVEWLDLIEATGETLYMTLVSMLGTLVLGLILGLVLYLTSPDGLWENKYINLIVATVVNVFRAIPFAILIFLLFPFTMLLFGTFRGTNAALPALIIGAAPFYARLVEIALREVDKGVIEAAESMGAKVSTIIWKVLIKESMPALVSGITVTTIAIVGYTAVAGMIGAGGLGDYAYYFGFTRRDFDIVFVCTVLIIVIVFVFQFIGDFITKKIDKR, encoded by the coding sequence ATGACTAATTTGTTTCCAAATGTTGAATGGCTAGATTTAATTGAAGCAACTGGTGAAACACTATACATGACATTAGTGTCGATGCTTGGCACATTAGTATTAGGTCTAATATTAGGATTAGTTCTATACCTTACATCACCGGATGGACTTTGGGAAAATAAATACATTAACTTAATAGTAGCTACTGTAGTGAATGTTTTTCGAGCGATTCCTTTTGCTATTTTAATTTTCTTACTATTTCCATTTACAATGCTATTATTCGGAACTTTCAGAGGAACTAATGCAGCTTTACCTGCATTGATTATCGGTGCTGCTCCATTTTATGCCCGATTGGTTGAGATTGCTTTACGAGAAGTAGATAAAGGTGTAATTGAGGCCGCTGAATCGATGGGAGCAAAAGTTTCAACAATTATTTGGAAGGTTCTGATCAAGGAGTCAATGCCTGCGCTTGTATCTGGTATTACCGTAACGACAATTGCTATCGTTGGCTATACCGCAGTAGCAGGAATGATCGGAGCTGGAGGATTAGGTGACTATGCCTATTACTTTGGCTTCACAAGACGTGATTTTGATATTGTCTTTGTTTGTACTGTTTTAATTATCGTTATCGTTTTCGTTTTTCAATTTATTGGTGATTTTATCACGAAGAAAATTGATAAGCGTTAA